From the Brachyspira intermedia PWS/A genome, the window GTTATAACTCCTGAAATGCTTGAAGAAGCTTTGAATAAGGATAAAGACATAAAGATCGTAACTCTTACTCATAGTGAAACTTCAACAGGTGCTGCTAATGATGTAAAGACATTATGTTCTATTATAAAAAAACATGGTGCTGTATCAGTTGTAGACGGTATAACAAGTTTATGTGCTATGGAGTTTAAAACTGATGAATGGAATATTGATGTTGCTATATCTGGTTCTCAAAAAGGATTTATGATTGCTCCTGGACTTTCATTTTTAACTGCAAGCGAAGATGCTTTTAAAATGCATGAAAAATGTAAATATCCTAGTTTTTATTTTAACTGGACTGAACATAAAAAGTCTTTAGCTAAAGATACAACTCCTTTTACTCCAGCAGTAAGCCTTATAACTTCTTTACATACTGCTTTAAAAATGATAAAAGAAGAGGGTATTGAAAATGTTAATAAAAGACATAAAAAACTTTCTCTTGCTTTAAGGGCTGCTGTAAGAACTATAGGATTAAAATTGCTTGTAGAAGATGATAATAATGCAAGCCATGCTATCACTTCAATACTTCCTCCTGAAGGAATAAGCGTACCTGATATAAGGAAAACTTTGAAAGAAGATTATGATATAATAGTTGCTAATGGTCAGGGTAATTTAGAAAATAAAATCTTTAGAATCGGAAGCCTTGGATTTGTATGCGAAAGAGATTTAATAATGGCTATGGGAGCATTAGAGGCTAGCCTTTTAAAATTAGGATACAAATTTGAATTAGGCAGCGGAGTTAAAAAGTTAATTGAAGAATTAAATAAATAATAGTAAATAGTTTTGATTATTTTATATATTCTAATATAATGTTTTTTCATTATATTAGAATTTTTTATTAGTAATAGTTAGAAAGCGAGAAAAGTTTATTCAATAATTTATTATTGATGAGTTTGTATACTTTTTTGAGCATAGTAATAATAAAGTGAGCCGAAGCTACATTCGTACAAATAAATTTATTTATTTGCTTATTATAGGCGAACCAATTAGGCACCTTAAAGGTGGGCGAACATAGCAATAAAAGAAGCGAGAAAAATCCGCCTCGATAATTCATTATCGAGGGGCTTATAGGATTTTTCGAGCATAGTAACAATAAGGAGAAAATTATAATGAAGGTTTTAATAACTGATAAGGTAAATGAATGCGTTAAGGATATAATATCTGATGTTTCTGAAGCTGTATTTCTTCCTACTATGAGTGAAGATGAATTAGTAAAAGTTATCGGTGAATACGATGCTTTGATGGTTAGAAGCCAAACTAAAGTAACAAAAAGAATCATAGAAGCTGGAAAGAATTTAAAAATCATAGGACGTGCAGGAGTAGGAGTGGACAATATAGATGTTGAAGCTGCTACAGAAAAAGGTGTAATAGTAGTAAACTCTCCTGATGGAAATACTATTGCAGCATCAGAACATACTATAGCTTTAATGCTTGCAGTATCAAGAAATATAGTACCTGCTGCAGTATCCACTAAAGAAGCTAAATGGAACAGAGATAAATTCACTGGTAATGAGCTTTTAGGAAAAACTTTGGGTGTTATGGGATTTGGAAGAATAGGAAGAAAGGTTGTTCATATTGCTTTGGCTATTGGAATGAAAGTTATTGTATATGATCCTTTTGCTACAGAAGAAATAGTTCAGAAAGCTGGTGCTGTTTATGAAACTTCTTTAGATGAGTTTTTACCTAAACTTGATTATTTATCACTTCATATACCAAAAACTCCTGAAACAAATAATATTATAAATAAAGATAATTTATGCAAGATGAAAAATACTGCAATAATTATTAACTGTTCAAGAGGCGGACTTGTTAATGAAGAAGATTTAAAAAATGCTTTAGAAAATGGTACTATAGCAGCAGCTGCAGTGGATGTATTTGTAAATGAACCTAAAATAGAAACTTGTCCTTTAGTTGAATATAAAAAAGATAATTTGATACTTACTCCTCACCTTGGAGCTAGTACAAAAGAAGCACAGATAAATGTTGCTTTGGATGTTGCTAAGCAAATAAAACAGGTACTATCTGGAGGATATACTGAATCAGCAGTGAATATACCTTCTCTTAATCCTGAAAAATTAGAGCCTGTTAAAGATTACATGAAAATTTCAGAGAATGCAGGCGAAATGATAATGCAGACAGCTAATGGAAAAATAAAATCTCTTGAAATAACAGCTCAGGGCGATTTGATTAATTTAGATATTCAGCCTCTTGAGGTTGCTATATTAAAAGGTGCATTATCTTATATGTTCCAAGATGTTAACTATGTTAATGCTCCTTATCTTGCTAAACAAAGAGGTATTGAAGTAAAAACTATTAAGTCTGAAGCTCCTTCAACTTTCACAAGCATACTTAAAGTAAAATTAACAACAGATAAAGAAACAACAAGCGTATCAGTATCATTGATAGCTAAAAATATTGCTAGAATAGTTAAGTTTAATGATTATGATGTTATAATCAAACCTCAGCCTCATATATTGATAGTACCTCATATAAACCAGCCTGCTATGGTAGCAAAAGTTGCAACAGTTCTTTCAGGCGATGGAATCAATATTGGTTCAATGAGCGTATCTGAAAACATTAAGGGAAGCAGTACATCTATAATGGCAATAAACGTTGATAGAGTTATTGGAAATGATGTTATAACAAAAATTTCTAATATAGAAGGTGTTCAAGATCCTAAATATGTAAGACTTACAGCAGAATATAGTTTATAATTAATAGGATAAATAAAAATGAAATTAGCAGTTTTTGATTTTGATTCTACTTTAATGGACGGTGAGACTTTGGATATCATAGCCAAGGAAACTAATTTTGCAAAAGAGATTGCTGAAATTACAGCAAGAGGAATGAGAGGAGAATTAGATTTCTTTGAGAGTTTGCAAAGTAGGGTAGCTTTACTAAAAGGTATCAAATTAGAAACTGTTAATGAAATTTGTAATTCGCTTCCTGTAATGAACGGAGCAAAAGAAATTATCGAAGAGCTTCATAAAAGAGATTATAAATGCGTATGTTTCTCTGGTGGATTTAAAAATGCTACTGTTCCATTTGCTAAGAAATTAAATTTAGATGCCGAGTTTTCAAATATATTTCATGTTAAAGATGATGTACTTACTGGAAAAGTAGGCGGCGAGATGATGTTTTCTGACAGCAAGGGAAATATGCTTTTAACATTGCAGAGGCTTTTGAATATTTCTTATGATGATACTTTAGTTGTTGGAGATGGTGCTAATGATTTGAGTATGTTTAAATACGCTAAAAATAAAGCTGCTTTCTGTGCTAAAGAGATTCTAAAAAAAGAAGCGAATATTGTAATAGATAAAAAAGATTTAACTCTTATATTAGAAAAATTGAATATGTAGAGAGTTAGTATAAAATATTAAAAAATAAAAAGAGGCTTTTTAAGTCTCTTTTTTTATTATCTTTTATTTTAAAATAAATCTTCAAATGTATATAAATTTAGATTATATAAAAAAGGAGCTTTATATAAAATAAAACTCCTTTAAAATTTTTATTAGAAATTATATTTTATTATCTTTTATCCATGCTTATAAACTCTTGAGGTTCTATAACATTTTTATAAGCAGGTCTTATTATTCTTCTGTCATCAAAATTAAGCTCTTCTATTCTATGAGCACACCAGCCAACAATTCTTGACATAGCAAATAAAGGAGTATAAATTTCTTTAGGTATTCCAAGCATGTCATATATGAATCCTGAATAAAGGTCTACATTAGCACATACTCTTTTTTTCTCTCCTTTTACTTTCATAAAGCATTCTACAGCTCTTTCTTCTATTAATTCTAAGAATTGAAGTTCGCATTCTTTTTTCTTTTCTTTTGCTAATTGTCTAGCTAAATCTTTTAATATAACAGCTCTAGGGTCTGATAAAGTATATACAGCATGTCCCATACCATAAATTAAACCGCTATGATCGTATGCTTCTTTATTAAGCATTTTTGTAAGATAATCATCTATTTCATTTTTATCTTCCCAATTATCTATTACTTCTTTTAAGTGAATAAACATATCCATTACTTTTGCATTAGCACCACCATGCAAATCACCTTTAAGAGAACCAATACCGGCTGATATGCTTGAATATGTATCTGTTCTTGATGAGCTTGTAACACGTACTGTAAATGTAGAGTTATTACCGCCGCCATGATCAGCATGAAGTATTAAAAGTAAATCAAGCATTCTAGCTTCTAAAGGACTAAATTCTTGTTTAAGCATATACAAGAAATTTTCTGCTATTGAATATTTTGGTTTTGGTAATGTTATATTTAAATATTTTTGATTAACGCTATATTTATACATATTATAAGCATAGGCAATAACTGCTGGGAATCTTGCTATTAATTGTATAGACTGAAGCATTAAATTATCCAATGATAAGTCTTCAGGGTTAGGATCATGAATATACATTTCAAGTACGCTTCTTGAAAGAATATTCATAATATTTTGTCCTTCCAAATCAATTATATTCATAATTGTTTTTTTATCTAAGTACATATTTTCAGCTATAAGATCTCTAAAAGATTGAAGTCTTTCCTCATCTGGAAGTTTACCAGAAAGAAGCAAATAACAAACTTCCTCATATCCGAAACGATTATTTTTTAATATGTCTTCAGCTATATCATTAATGCTGTATCCTCTATAGTATAATTTACCGTCTATAGGATATACATTTCCATTTTCATCTTTTTCATAACCTACAACATCACCTACATTAGTAAGTCCTACAAGTACCCCTGTTCCGTCTTCATTTCTAAGCCCTTTTTTCACATTATATTTTTGAAAAAGCTCGCTATCAATTTTTATACGTTTACTGGAATGATCGTATAGTTTATAAAGTAGATATTCTTTTTTCATAATAAACTCCTTATAAATTTATTTTAGTTTATAAAATATAATGTATATTTTATGTGTAAAAAATAATTATGAATCAATTATATTAGAGAAATAATTTTTTCTCCAAACTCTTTAGTATCAAGAGGCTTTCCATTATCCATAAAGTTTGCTAAATCTTCGGTAGCATAACCGCTTTCAAATGACTTCTCTAATGCATTTATTATCATATCAGCAGCTTCATTCATATTCAAATATTCCAATGCCATAACAGAAGAAAGTATTAATGAACAAGGATTAGCTTGATTTTTTCCGGCTATATCTGGTGCTGTTCCATGAGTAGCCTCAAAAATAGCATGTCCTGTTTTATAATTAATATTTCCTCCCGGTGCTATTCCTATTCCTCCAACCATAGCTGCTAATTGGTCAGATATATAATCACCGTTTAAATTTAGTGTAGCTATTACAGAATAGTCTTCAGGTTTTAATAATGTATTTTGTAAGAATGCATCGGCTATATTATCTTTTATTATTATTTTTCCACTTTCTTTAGCTTCTTTTAATTTTGCTTTTGCTTTATCTTCACCTAACTCTTTTTTTATTTCGGCATATTCTTCCATAGTGAAAGTTTTATCAGCAAATTCTTTTCTAGCAAGTTCATATCCGTATTTTTTGAATCCGCCTTCAGTAAACTTCATTATATTACCTTTATGAACTAATGTAACAGAAGGGAGCTTATTCTCAATAGCATATTCAATGGCTGATGCTATTAATCTTTTAGAACCTTCTTCTGATACAGGCTTAACTCCGAAAGATGAAGTTTCTGGGAATCTTACTTTACTTACTCCCATTTCATTTTTTAAGAAGTTGTAAAATTTCTTAGCTTCTTCAGTACCAGTTTTCCATTCTATACCTGCATATATATCTTCAGTATTTTCTCTGAATACTACCATATTAACTTTATTAGGTTCTTTTACAGGTGAAGAAGTACCTTTAAACCATCTTACTGGTCTTAAACAAACATAAAGATCCAAAGTTTGACGAAGTGCCACATTAAGAGAACGCATACCTTCACCTACAGGAGTAGTTAAAGGCCCTTTTATACCTATAAGATATTCTTTAAAAGTATTTATAGTTTCATCAGGCAAAGGAGTGCCTAATTTTTGCTGTGCCTTATCTCCGGCAAGCACTTCAAGCCATTCTATAGATTTCTTGCCATTATATGCTTTTTTTACAGCTTCATTCACAATCATTTGAGATACTGGTGTAATCTCTGCACCAACTCCGTCTCCTTCTATAAAAGGAATTGTAACATTATCTGGTACTATTAATTTACCATTTTTCATTTCTATTTTACTCATATTGAAATCCTATTATTAATTAGTTTTTATTTATTTTTTATATGCTAAAACAACTATATTTTTTCGTATAATTTTTTTATTCAACTTTTTTCCGTCGCACACTCTGTGGGCTTCGCTAAAGTTGCAAATATTTTAATTTTTATACAATTAGAATATATATTAAATATAGCACAAAACCTAAATTTAAGTTAAAATGCAGTCTTTTTATTTCTTTTGCTCACAAAATTGTAAAATATACATATCGGTTGAGCAAAGCCGCCGCAAATAAAAAACTTAAAAAATTATAAATATAGTTTGTTTAGCTATAAATTAATTTTTCATTAAACTATTCAATGCTCCTCCGTTTTTAAACCATTCAATTTGTGCTTCATTATAAGTATGCACTGCTTCAAATGTATCTTCATTGCCATTTTCATGAACGACTTTAACAGTAAGATTTTGTTTAGGTTTGAAATTATCAAGACCTAATATAGTTATTTTATCTTTTTCTTGTATTTTATTGTAATCTTCTTTATCTTTAAATGTTATTGCAAGCATACCTTGTTTTTTTAGATTTGTTTCATGTATCCTAGCAAAACTTTTAGCAAGTACTGCTTTTACATTCAAAAATCTAGGCTCCATTGCAGCATGCTCTCTGCTTGAACCTTCACCGTAATTTTCTTCTGCTACAACTATAGAAGATATATTTTTATTTTTATATTCTTTTGCTGTTTTTGAAACTTCCTCATAACTGTTATTTAATTGATTGAATACACAGTTTGTTTTATCATTAAAGAAATTAACAGCACCCATTAACATGTTATCTGAAATATTCTCTAAATGTCCTCTGAATTTTAGCCAAGGTCCAGCCATTGATATATGGTCTGTTGTACATTTACCTTTTACTTTTATTAATAGAGGCATATTATTAAAATCATTGATATTGAATTTATCGAAAGGTTTTAATAATTGTAAACGTTTAGAATCTTTATCTATTATAATTTCTATATTACTATCAGGGGCATTCTGTCTTTTTTTATTTTCTGTGTTAAGTCCATTTTTAGGCAAAGCTATTCCAACAGGTGCATCAAGTTTTACTTCTTTTCCTTCTTCATTAATAAGAGTATCTTTAAGAGGATTGAATCTTAAATCTCCTGCTATACTCAAAGCCATTACAGTTTCAGGAGAAGCAACGAATGCATGAGTATTAGGGTTGCCGTCTGCTCTTTTAGCAAAGTTTCTATTGAAAGATGTTACTATTGAGTTTGCTCTTGTATTATCAGGTTCTTGTCTGTTCCATTGTCCTATACAAGGTCCGCATGCATTAGTCATTATAACAGCACCAATTTTTTTGAAGTCATCAATTATGCCATCTCTTAAAGCGGCATTATATGAAGCTTCAGAACCCGGATTAATTATTATTTTTGCTTTTACTTTTAATTTCTTTTCTATAACTTGACGGGCAATAGAAGCAGCCTTGCTTAAATCATGATAAGAAGAATTAGTACAAGAACCTATTAAACCAACTTCCATAGCTGTAGGATATTTATTTTCTTCTACTTTTTTAGCAAACTCACTTATAGTGCATGCAGCATCTGGTGTAAATGGTCCATTCAAGTATGGTTCTAATTCAGACAAGTTTATTTCTATTATTTTGTCATAATATTTTTCTGGATTATTATATACTTCTTCATCAGCTTTTAAATTATTAATATTTTCATCTGCAAGTTTGGCAATTTCTTCGCGTCCTGTAGAAATTAAATATTCTTTTATATTATTGTCATAATGGAATATTGAAGTAGTAGCTCCAACTTCAGCACCCATATTACATATTGAAGCCTTACCAGCGGCGGATAGGGTAGAAGCACCTTCACCAAAATATTCTATAATAGAATTAGTACCGCCTTTAACTGTTAAAATACCAGCTAATTTTAGTATTACATCTTTAGCACTAGCCCAGCCGCTTAATGAACCAGTCAATTTTACCCCTATTATATTA encodes:
- a CDS encoding pyridoxal-phosphate-dependent aminotransferase family protein, which gives rise to MRDKTFLMIPGPTPVPESALIEMAKHPMAHRSKEFSNILKEVYEDLKYVFQTKNDVYLFTASGTGAMCAALENLINEGDKVLCLSIGNFGARWAKIAASRGAVVTKVEVEAGKVITPEMLEEALNKDKDIKIVTLTHSETSTGAANDVKTLCSIIKKHGAVSVVDGITSLCAMEFKTDEWNIDVAISGSQKGFMIAPGLSFLTASEDAFKMHEKCKYPSFYFNWTEHKKSLAKDTTPFTPAVSLITSLHTALKMIKEEGIENVNKRHKKLSLALRAAVRTIGLKLLVEDDNNASHAITSILPPEGISVPDIRKTLKEDYDIIVANGQGNLENKIFRIGSLGFVCERDLIMAMGALEASLLKLGYKFELGSGVKKLIEELNK
- the serA gene encoding phosphoglycerate dehydrogenase codes for the protein MKVLITDKVNECVKDIISDVSEAVFLPTMSEDELVKVIGEYDALMVRSQTKVTKRIIEAGKNLKIIGRAGVGVDNIDVEAATEKGVIVVNSPDGNTIAASEHTIALMLAVSRNIVPAAVSTKEAKWNRDKFTGNELLGKTLGVMGFGRIGRKVVHIALAIGMKVIVYDPFATEEIVQKAGAVYETSLDEFLPKLDYLSLHIPKTPETNNIINKDNLCKMKNTAIIINCSRGGLVNEEDLKNALENGTIAAAAVDVFVNEPKIETCPLVEYKKDNLILTPHLGASTKEAQINVALDVAKQIKQVLSGGYTESAVNIPSLNPEKLEPVKDYMKISENAGEMIMQTANGKIKSLEITAQGDLINLDIQPLEVAILKGALSYMFQDVNYVNAPYLAKQRGIEVKTIKSEAPSTFTSILKVKLTTDKETTSVSVSLIAKNIARIVKFNDYDVIIKPQPHILIVPHINQPAMVAKVATVLSGDGINIGSMSVSENIKGSSTSIMAINVDRVIGNDVITKISNIEGVQDPKYVRLTAEYSL
- the serB gene encoding phosphoserine phosphatase SerB gives rise to the protein MKLAVFDFDSTLMDGETLDIIAKETNFAKEIAEITARGMRGELDFFESLQSRVALLKGIKLETVNEICNSLPVMNGAKEIIEELHKRDYKCVCFSGGFKNATVPFAKKLNLDAEFSNIFHVKDDVLTGKVGGEMMFSDSKGNMLLTLQRLLNISYDDTLVVGDGANDLSMFKYAKNKAAFCAKEILKKEANIVIDKKDLTLILEKLNM
- a CDS encoding citrate/2-methylcitrate synthase, with product MKKEYLLYKLYDHSSKRIKIDSELFQKYNVKKGLRNEDGTGVLVGLTNVGDVVGYEKDENGNVYPIDGKLYYRGYSINDIAEDILKNNRFGYEEVCYLLLSGKLPDEERLQSFRDLIAENMYLDKKTIMNIIDLEGQNIMNILSRSVLEMYIHDPNPEDLSLDNLMLQSIQLIARFPAVIAYAYNMYKYSVNQKYLNITLPKPKYSIAENFLYMLKQEFSPLEARMLDLLLILHADHGGGNNSTFTVRVTSSSRTDTYSSISAGIGSLKGDLHGGANAKVMDMFIHLKEVIDNWEDKNEIDDYLTKMLNKEAYDHSGLIYGMGHAVYTLSDPRAVILKDLARQLAKEKKKECELQFLELIEERAVECFMKVKGEKKRVCANVDLYSGFIYDMLGIPKEIYTPLFAMSRIVGWCAHRIEELNFDDRRIIRPAYKNVIEPQEFISMDKR
- the icd gene encoding NADP-dependent isocitrate dehydrogenase; this translates as MSKIEMKNGKLIVPDNVTIPFIEGDGVGAEITPVSQMIVNEAVKKAYNGKKSIEWLEVLAGDKAQQKLGTPLPDETINTFKEYLIGIKGPLTTPVGEGMRSLNVALRQTLDLYVCLRPVRWFKGTSSPVKEPNKVNMVVFRENTEDIYAGIEWKTGTEEAKKFYNFLKNEMGVSKVRFPETSSFGVKPVSEEGSKRLIASAIEYAIENKLPSVTLVHKGNIMKFTEGGFKKYGYELARKEFADKTFTMEEYAEIKKELGEDKAKAKLKEAKESGKIIIKDNIADAFLQNTLLKPEDYSVIATLNLNGDYISDQLAAMVGGIGIAPGGNINYKTGHAIFEATHGTAPDIAGKNQANPCSLILSSVMALEYLNMNEAADMIINALEKSFESGYATEDLANFMDNGKPLDTKEFGEKIISLI
- a CDS encoding aconitate hydratase, with the protein product MEVYDIEMIRNFYKGYSNKINNIKSKLNRSLTLSEKILYAHLYNENDIKDFKRAEDYADFRPDRVAMQDATAQMALLQFMNAGKTSSAVPATIHCDHLIEACKGAEEDLKNAINTNKEVYNFLESVAKKYGLGFWEAGSGIIHQIVLENYAFPAGMMIGTDSHTPNAGGLGMLAIGVGGADAVDVMTGMEWELKIPNIIGVKLTGSLSGWASAKDVILKLAGILTVKGGTNSIIEYFGEGASTLSAAGKASICNMGAEVGATTSIFHYDNNIKEYLISTGREEIAKLADENINNLKADEEVYNNPEKYYDKIIEINLSELEPYLNGPFTPDAACTISEFAKKVEENKYPTAMEVGLIGSCTNSSYHDLSKAASIARQVIEKKLKVKAKIIINPGSEASYNAALRDGIIDDFKKIGAVIMTNACGPCIGQWNRQEPDNTRANSIVTSFNRNFAKRADGNPNTHAFVASPETVMALSIAGDLRFNPLKDTLINEEGKEVKLDAPVGIALPKNGLNTENKKRQNAPDSNIEIIIDKDSKRLQLLKPFDKFNINDFNNMPLLIKVKGKCTTDHISMAGPWLKFRGHLENISDNMLMGAVNFFNDKTNCVFNQLNNSYEEVSKTAKEYKNKNISSIVVAEENYGEGSSREHAAMEPRFLNVKAVLAKSFARIHETNLKKQGMLAITFKDKEDYNKIQEKDKITILGLDNFKPKQNLTVKVVHENGNEDTFEAVHTYNEAQIEWFKNGGALNSLMKN